One Funiculus sociatus GB2-C1 DNA segment encodes these proteins:
- a CDS encoding two-component system response regulator, producing MNSDQEFTNKGNILLVDDTPNNLRLLSDLLSEQGYKVRSVTNGQTALKAALAKLPDIILLDINMPVMNGYEVCEKLKSDEITRVIPVIFLSALDETIDKVKAFSVGGVDYITKPFQIEEVLIRVENQLALRAAQVKILQLNAELEMRVKERTCQLEVANQELKQEIIERKRVQNQLLHMALHDPLTGLPNRALFMERLEQALSRSKQQPDYQFAVLFLDCDRFKIVNDSLGHLVGDELLTSLARRLESFLSMVDTLAHLGGDEFAILLEELKDINIASLVADRILKELSHPFQLSRHEVFISASIGIALGNSDYEKPEYLLRDADTAMYRAKALGKARYHVFDPAMHQGAIQLLQLETDLRKAINQQEFLVYYQPIVALSRSKIIGFEALVRWHHPQRGLVSPAEFIPVAEETGLITPIGAWVLREACQQLRIWQEQKLTQEPLTISVNLSVRQFSQPNLIEQIDEILEETKLNPFSLKLEITESAIMDNSESAKAIIHELKKRKIQLSIDDFGTGYSSLSYLHLFPINTLKIDKSFVNRLDKNQEDMGLIPAIMSMAHTMGMDVVAEGIETPEQLAKLKALNCDFGQGYIFSKPLESKLAVQLITDLLR from the coding sequence ATGAATAGCGATCAAGAATTTACCAATAAAGGTAACATTTTACTTGTTGACGATACACCAAATAATTTACGCCTTTTGTCTGACTTGTTGAGCGAACAGGGATATAAAGTTCGCAGTGTGACTAATGGACAAACAGCATTAAAGGCAGCGTTGGCTAAACTTCCGGATATAATTTTGCTCGACATCAATATGCCTGTGATGAATGGCTATGAGGTCTGTGAAAAACTGAAATCTGACGAGATTACTCGCGTAATCCCAGTAATTTTTTTGAGCGCACTTGATGAAACAATTGATAAGGTCAAAGCTTTTTCTGTTGGTGGAGTAGATTACATTACTAAGCCGTTTCAGATAGAAGAAGTTTTAATTCGCGTCGAGAATCAACTGGCTTTAAGGGCGGCACAAGTAAAAATTCTGCAATTGAATGCAGAACTTGAAATGAGGGTTAAGGAACGCACCTGTCAGCTAGAAGTAGCAAATCAAGAACTCAAGCAGGAAATTATTGAACGTAAGCGAGTGCAGAATCAATTACTGCATATGGCTTTGCACGATCCTCTGACTGGCTTGCCCAACCGGGCTTTGTTCATGGAGCGTCTAGAACAGGCGCTCAGTCGTAGTAAACAACAACCAGATTATCAGTTTGCGGTGCTGTTTCTCGATTGCGATCGCTTCAAAATTGTCAACGATTCTCTCGGTCATCTCGTGGGAGACGAACTGCTCACTAGCCTCGCTCGCCGTCTCGAATCTTTCTTGAGCATGGTTGACACTCTAGCACACTTAGGCGGCGACGAGTTTGCCATTCTCCTAGAAGAACTCAAAGATATCAACATTGCTTCACTGGTTGCTGACCGAATTCTTAAAGAACTTTCCCACCCTTTTCAACTCTCCAGACATGAAGTATTCATTAGCGCTAGTATTGGCATTGCTCTAGGCAATAGTGACTACGAAAAGCCAGAATATCTGCTGCGGGATGCAGATACAGCCATGTATCGTGCCAAAGCATTAGGGAAAGCTCGCTATCACGTCTTTGATCCAGCCATGCACCAAGGAGCAATTCAACTTTTACAGCTAGAAACCGACCTACGAAAGGCGATAAATCAGCAAGAATTTTTAGTTTATTATCAGCCAATTGTAGCCCTTTCCAGAAGCAAAATTATTGGATTTGAAGCGCTAGTCCGCTGGCATCATCCCCAACGAGGGTTAGTTTCTCCAGCCGAGTTTATTCCTGTTGCCGAAGAAACAGGTTTAATTACCCCTATCGGCGCTTGGGTGTTGCGGGAAGCTTGCCAGCAGCTACGCATCTGGCAAGAACAAAAACTCACTCAAGAACCCTTAACTATCAGCGTAAACCTTTCGGTACGCCAGTTTTCCCAACCTAACTTAATTGAGCAAATTGACGAAATATTGGAGGAAACTAAACTTAATCCTTTTAGCTTAAAGCTTGAAATTACAGAAAGTGCAATTATGGATAATAGCGAATCAGCAAAAGCGATTATCCACGAACTCAAAAAGAGGAAAATTCAGTTAAGTATTGATGACTTTGGCACGGGCTATTCTTCCCTGAGCTACTTGCATCTGTTTCCCATAAATACCCTAAAAATAGATAAGTCTTTTGTCAATCGCCTGGATAAAAATCAAGAAGATATGGGGCTGATTCCAGCGATTATGAGTATGGCTCATACGATGGGTATGGATGTGGTTGCCGAAGGAATAGAAACTCCTGAACAGTTAGCTAAACTGAAAGCGCTAAACTGTGATTTTGGTCAAGGATATATATTTTCTAAACCTTTAGAAAGTAAATTAGCTGTACAACTTATTACAGACCTGCTTAGGTAG
- a CDS encoding PAS domain S-box protein produces the protein MNNPELSTVKGNILIVDDNPANLRLLSNILNDYGYELRCVTNGQMALTTARWFPPDLILLDIRMPGMDGYEVCSKLKADEKTRDIPVIFISVLSDVLDKVKAFSVGGVDYITKLFEPEEVLARVENQLSIRRLSKQLREQNARLQEEMRVRREAEEKFTRAFRSSPDAIAILTLADGCYIEVNDSFCRISGYSPNEAIGSTLKELNLWVKPQDCLKLKHQLQQTKAIRNWECDFRTKTGKVKTMLISAEIIDLNGQACILAVSKDITERKAAQQALKASEAELRALLAALPDVVLVIDAQGRYLKIPPTNPSNLYKPASELFGKTLHEVFEKEQADTFLSYVCKALESQQTLNLEYSLNIKEQEVWFAVSISPMSSNSVVWVARDITQRKQREETLRESQRFIQQIAESSPNILYLHDLSKQRNVYTNRQIAAILGYTPEEIQQMGAAVLQNLMHPDDFARLPEYCQQFENASDGEIFEIEYRMRHQNGEWRTLESRDTLFSRTDNGKARQILGTATDITQRKQAEVEIRLLLETTQAINHSVDVDSALAVILRLICTTIGWDFAEAWIPANDGTVLEHSLGWYECDSEAVVAKRHRSLEEFRRYSETLIFAPNAGLPGRVWSSGCPEWLEDVSQAEPRAFPRSQIATQVGLKAGFGVPILANNQVLAVLVFFKRTKSTEYRHLFELVSAVAAQLGWLIARKKAQAALSKSEERLHLALQGSGLGLWDWNIATGETYLDPQWKKMLGYEVEEIGNNYESWERLLHPEDLPKVMEALQAYLEGATPVYSAEFRMLCSSGEWKWIRGSGKVFERDESGVPLRMTGTNKDISDRIHAERALTLATERLQHLLTSSPAVIYSSKISGDYAATFVSENVSAVVGYQAREFIEDSNFWARNIHPEDAKWVFAELPRLFEKGYYNHEYRFLHKDGTYRWVYDQIKLVKDEAGNPIECVGYWVDITERKQTEERLRLLERAIAASSNGIVLSDAQLPDCPVIFVNPAFESITGYSAAETIGKNCRFLQGTDKKQPALEELRAAIRQERECRVVLRNYHKDGTLFWNEFSVSPVRDATGRLTHYVGIQSDITQERTAIEALTKQFSRTLMLKQITEEIRSSLDPSQIFGTAANQISHLLSVDRCLIHTYVADPEPRIPIVAEFVATGVPSMLYENIPIIGNPHGERMLAQDAAISSPDVYADPLLQAAEPFCRQAGLKSMLVVRTSYQGEPNGAIGLHQCDRFRVWTLGDISLLESVAAQLGIAIAQASLLEQEKQQRTYLDCQNQQLQQQIRERQLAEVALRQSEAKNRAILWAIPDLMFRMSNDAIYLDFICNNEVKNLWQSEAATLCQNMNFKDLPPEVASRYVQHMQLALDTGKPQIYEQQVLIEGKLQYEEVRVVTSGEEEVLFIVRDISDRKQAEIALQQQISRERLVMAMQERIRESLNLEEVLKTAVEEVRQFLSTDRTIIYRFNPGWSGVVAVESVGEDWMAIMGSDINDPCFGESYVAPYQQGRILAIEDIHAAGLKQCQIDFLSQLQVRANLVVPILQGNKLWGLLIAHHCRGSRAWHSSEIESLRQLSVQLAIAIQQSTLFEQAKTEIIERKQAEEKLRQSEQRFRDVSEAVGEYLWEIDSEGIYTFITDRVKSVKGYPPSQLIGHKLIDFVAHEDIKKVEQILRHASRTKSTFKLEHRNITSTKEIIWEEVNGIPLLDNNGNIIGFRGTGLNITQRKQAEAALQQAAYAADAANRAKSEFLASMSHELRTPLNAILGFTQIMTRDSSLSGEQQEYLGIINRSGEHLLELINDILEMSKIEAGRITFNESSFDLINLLENLEEMFRLKVKSKGLELEISYASNIPQYVRSDESKLRQVLINLLGNAIKFTEQGSVVLRVLVVSELLTSNLATFQPDNIQTPTSNKQQTIRFEVEDTGLGIAPEEINKLFEAFGQTETGRKSQQGTGLGLPISRKFVQLMGGDITVSSSLGKGTVFAFDIHISLADATEIQTKQLQPKVIGLAPDQPEYRILVVEDRLENRILLVKLLTSIGFDVREAENGQDAITLWESWEPHLIWMDMRMPVMDGYEAIKRIKGHVKGHATVIIALTASAFEEQRNLILSAGCNDFIRKPFRDVVIFEKMAQHLGVRYIYESLETFHQQNPEGAADSCFILHASSFQEMPTEWVEALYQAAIEADAELILSLTEQISATNTPLSSALSNLVDNFQFEQITNLIEEFNK, from the coding sequence ATGAATAATCCAGAATTAAGTACAGTAAAGGGCAACATCTTAATTGTTGATGATAACCCAGCCAATTTGCGATTATTATCAAATATTCTAAACGATTATGGCTATGAACTGCGATGCGTAACTAACGGGCAGATGGCTCTCACGACAGCTCGTTGGTTTCCGCCTGACCTGATTTTGCTTGATATCAGAATGCCGGGAATGGATGGTTATGAAGTTTGTTCTAAGCTAAAAGCTGATGAAAAAACTCGCGACATTCCGGTAATTTTTATCAGTGTTTTGAGTGATGTATTGGATAAAGTGAAAGCTTTTTCAGTTGGTGGTGTGGACTATATTACCAAATTATTTGAGCCGGAGGAGGTTTTAGCGCGGGTTGAGAATCAATTGAGCATCCGGAGGCTATCTAAGCAACTGCGAGAGCAAAATGCGCGGCTACAAGAAGAAATGCGAGTGCGTCGGGAGGCAGAAGAAAAATTTACCCGCGCCTTTCGTTCATCTCCAGATGCGATCGCTATCTTAACGTTGGCAGATGGATGCTACATCGAAGTGAATGATAGCTTCTGTCGCATTTCTGGTTATTCTCCCAACGAGGCAATTGGTTCCACCTTAAAAGAACTAAATTTATGGGTAAAACCACAAGACTGCCTCAAATTAAAACATCAGTTGCAGCAAACAAAAGCAATCCGCAACTGGGAATGTGATTTTCGCACCAAGACAGGCAAGGTGAAGACAATGCTGATATCAGCGGAAATCATCGACCTGAATGGACAAGCGTGTATCCTCGCTGTTAGTAAAGACATTACAGAGCGCAAAGCTGCTCAACAAGCGCTAAAAGCCTCAGAAGCTGAGCTACGCGCTTTGTTGGCTGCCTTACCCGATGTAGTCCTAGTTATTGATGCACAAGGGCGTTATCTCAAAATCCCACCTACAAATCCATCAAATTTATACAAACCAGCCTCCGAATTATTTGGTAAAACACTTCACGAAGTTTTTGAAAAAGAGCAAGCTGATACCTTTCTTAGCTACGTTTGCAAAGCCTTAGAAAGTCAGCAGACACTCAACCTTGAATACAGCTTAAACATTAAAGAGCAAGAAGTTTGGTTTGCTGTCAGTATTTCGCCCATGTCGTCAAACTCAGTCGTCTGGGTAGCACGGGACATCACACAGCGCAAACAACGAGAAGAGACGCTGCGAGAAAGCCAGCGTTTTATTCAACAGATTGCCGAGTCTAGTCCCAATATTTTATATCTCCACGACCTTAGCAAGCAGCGCAATGTCTATACAAATCGCCAAATTGCTGCGATTCTGGGCTATACGCCAGAAGAGATTCAACAAATGGGAGCAGCAGTTCTCCAAAATCTGATGCACCCTGACGATTTCGCAAGGCTCCCTGAATATTGTCAACAATTCGAGAACGCCTCTGACGGTGAAATTTTTGAGATTGAGTACCGGATGAGGCACCAGAACGGAGAATGGCGGACTTTGGAGAGCCGGGATACCTTGTTTAGCAGAACTGATAATGGCAAGGCGAGGCAAATTCTCGGCACAGCTACTGACATCACGCAGAGAAAGCAGGCAGAAGTTGAAATTCGTCTGTTGCTAGAAACAACCCAAGCTATTAATCACTCTGTTGACGTTGACAGTGCTTTAGCAGTGATTCTGCGGTTAATTTGTACGACAATCGGCTGGGATTTTGCCGAAGCTTGGATTCCTGCTAATGATGGTACGGTTTTGGAACATAGTCTGGGTTGGTACGAATGCGATAGCGAAGCGGTAGTCGCAAAGCGACATCGCTCCCTAGAAGAATTCCGCCGCTATAGCGAAACACTCATATTTGCACCCAATGCAGGCTTACCAGGGCGAGTTTGGTCATCTGGTTGCCCAGAATGGTTAGAAGATGTTTCCCAAGCTGAACCGAGAGCCTTCCCTAGATCGCAAATCGCCACCCAAGTTGGATTAAAAGCTGGTTTTGGTGTACCAATCCTCGCCAATAATCAAGTTTTGGCTGTCTTAGTCTTCTTTAAACGTACTAAAAGTACAGAATATCGGCATTTATTTGAGCTAGTTAGTGCTGTTGCGGCTCAGTTAGGTTGGCTGATTGCACGCAAAAAAGCCCAAGCTGCTTTGTCCAAAAGCGAAGAACGTTTGCATCTAGCCTTACAAGGCAGCGGCTTGGGTTTGTGGGATTGGAATATTGCCACCGGAGAAACCTATCTCGACCCCCAGTGGAAGAAAATGTTGGGGTATGAAGTAGAAGAAATTGGAAACAATTACGAGTCTTGGGAGCGGCTGCTGCATCCAGAGGATCTGCCAAAGGTTATGGAAGCTCTACAAGCTTATCTGGAAGGTGCCACTCCTGTTTATAGTGCTGAGTTTCGGATGCTTTGTTCATCCGGTGAGTGGAAGTGGATTCGGGGTTCGGGCAAGGTTTTTGAGCGCGATGAATCAGGCGTACCCCTGCGGATGACCGGGACGAATAAAGACATTAGCGATCGCATCCACGCTGAAAGAGCGCTGACTCTGGCAACCGAACGCCTGCAACATCTGCTCACTTCTAGCCCAGCAGTTATTTATAGCTCCAAAATCTCAGGAGATTATGCAGCTACTTTTGTCAGCGAGAACGTCAGCGCTGTTGTTGGCTACCAAGCGCGAGAATTTATAGAAGATTCAAATTTCTGGGCTAGAAATATCCACCCAGAAGATGCAAAATGGGTCTTTGCCGAATTACCACGCCTATTTGAAAAAGGATATTACAACCACGAGTACCGCTTCTTGCATAAAGACGGAACTTATCGCTGGGTATACGACCAGATAAAGTTAGTCAAAGACGAAGCTGGCAACCCCATTGAGTGCGTTGGTTATTGGGTAGACATTACAGAACGCAAACAGACAGAAGAACGTTTGCGACTGCTAGAACGAGCGATCGCAGCCTCCAGCAACGGCATTGTCCTTAGCGATGCTCAACTCCCCGACTGTCCAGTTATTTTCGTTAATCCAGCCTTTGAGTCTATAACAGGTTATTCGGCAGCAGAAACAATTGGCAAAAACTGCCGATTTTTACAAGGAACTGACAAAAAGCAACCTGCTCTTGAGGAACTGCGGGCGGCAATCCGCCAAGAAAGAGAATGTCGCGTGGTTCTGCGTAATTATCACAAGGATGGCACGCTTTTTTGGAATGAATTTTCCGTTTCCCCAGTGCGAGACGCAACCGGACGCTTGACTCACTATGTGGGAATTCAGTCTGACATTACCCAAGAGCGTACAGCAATAGAAGCTCTGACTAAACAATTTAGCCGGACTCTAATGCTCAAGCAAATCACTGAGGAAATCCGCTCTAGTTTAGATCCTTCTCAAATCTTTGGCACGGCCGCCAATCAAATTTCTCATCTATTGAGCGTCGATCGCTGTCTAATTCATACCTACGTCGCCGATCCGGAACCGAGAATCCCCATAGTAGCTGAGTTTGTAGCGACCGGGGTGCCATCAATGCTGTATGAGAATATTCCCATAATCGGCAACCCCCACGGCGAGCGGATGTTAGCACAAGATGCCGCCATCTCTTCGCCGGATGTTTATGCTGACCCTCTGTTACAAGCTGCTGAGCCATTTTGCCGTCAGGCTGGTTTGAAGTCAATGCTTGTAGTCCGGACTTCTTACCAGGGAGAACCTAACGGCGCGATTGGCTTGCATCAGTGCGATCGCTTTCGCGTTTGGACACTTGGGGATATATCCCTCCTCGAATCAGTTGCGGCACAACTGGGGATTGCGATCGCTCAAGCTTCTCTCCTAGAACAAGAAAAACAACAACGCACCTACCTTGACTGCCAAAATCAACAGCTACAGCAACAAATCCGGGAACGCCAACTTGCAGAAGTGGCACTGCGCCAAAGCGAAGCCAAAAATCGCGCTATCCTTTGGGCTATTCCCGATTTGATGTTTCGGATGAGTAACGATGCGATTTACCTAGACTTCATCTGTAACAACGAAGTGAAAAATCTCTGGCAATCAGAAGCAGCGACCCTTTGCCAGAATATGAACTTCAAAGATTTGCCCCCAGAAGTTGCTAGTCGTTATGTACAACATATGCAACTAGCTCTGGATACAGGGAAACCCCAAATTTATGAACAGCAAGTTTTGATCGAAGGTAAACTGCAATACGAAGAAGTCCGGGTTGTAACCAGTGGAGAAGAGGAAGTGCTGTTCATAGTCCGGGATATTAGCGATCGCAAACAAGCAGAAATTGCCTTACAGCAACAAATCTCGCGGGAACGCCTGGTAATGGCTATGCAAGAGCGAATTCGCGAGTCACTTAACCTGGAAGAAGTCCTAAAAACAGCAGTCGAAGAAGTGCGACAGTTTTTGTCCACCGACCGGACAATTATCTACCGCTTTAACCCAGGCTGGAGCGGCGTTGTCGCTGTCGAGTCAGTGGGAGAAGATTGGATGGCTATAATGGGCAGCGATATTAACGATCCCTGCTTTGGGGAAAGCTATGTCGCCCCCTACCAGCAAGGTCGCATTCTCGCAATCGAGGATATTCACGCAGCTGGTTTAAAACAGTGCCAGATTGATTTCCTCAGTCAGCTTCAGGTTAGAGCTAACCTGGTAGTTCCCATTTTGCAAGGAAATAAGTTATGGGGACTGCTAATTGCCCATCACTGTAGGGGTTCTAGGGCGTGGCATTCTTCAGAGATAGAATCTCTCAGACAATTATCCGTGCAACTAGCGATCGCTATCCAGCAATCCACCCTCTTTGAACAAGCCAAAACTGAAATCATCGAGCGCAAGCAAGCTGAAGAGAAGCTGCGGCAAAGCGAACAGCGTTTTCGCGATGTGTCAGAAGCAGTTGGAGAATACCTCTGGGAAATAGATTCTGAAGGTATCTACACCTTCATCACTGACCGGGTGAAATCCGTTAAAGGATATCCACCCTCACAATTAATCGGGCATAAGCTGATTGATTTCGTTGCACACGAAGATATCAAAAAAGTTGAACAAATATTGCGCCATGCTTCTAGGACAAAAAGCACCTTTAAACTAGAACATCGTAACATTACCTCGACAAAGGAAATTATTTGGGAGGAAGTCAATGGCATTCCACTTTTGGACAATAACGGTAATATTATCGGTTTCCGGGGAACTGGACTAAACATCACACAACGCAAGCAAGCAGAAGCTGCACTGCAACAGGCTGCCTATGCTGCCGATGCAGCTAATCGCGCCAAGAGCGAATTCCTCGCCTCTATGAGCCACGAACTGAGAACGCCACTAAACGCCATTCTGGGATTTACTCAAATAATGACCCGCGACTCATCCCTATCCGGCGAACAACAGGAATATCTAGGAATTATTAATCGCAGTGGGGAACATCTACTAGAGTTAATCAACGACATTCTAGAAATGTCCAAAATCGAGGCAGGCAGAATTACTTTTAATGAAAGTAGTTTTGACTTAATTAACCTGCTAGAAAATCTGGAAGAAATGTTCCGGTTAAAAGTCAAATCTAAAGGCTTGGAACTGGAAATAAGCTACGCTTCAAACATTCCCCAATACGTGCGTTCTGACGAGAGTAAATTGCGGCAAGTCTTGATAAATCTCCTGGGAAATGCCATCAAGTTTACTGAACAAGGTAGCGTAGTGCTGCGAGTGTTAGTTGTCAGTGAATTATTAACTTCTAACTTGGCAACCTTCCAACCTGACAACATTCAAACGCCAACAAGCAATAAACAACAGACAATCCGCTTTGAAGTCGAAGACACTGGACTCGGCATTGCCCCAGAAGAAATAAACAAGTTATTTGAAGCTTTTGGGCAAACAGAAACTGGTCGGAAATCTCAACAAGGAACTGGATTAGGCTTACCTATTAGCCGCAAATTTGTGCAACTTATGGGCGGAGATATCACCGTCAGCAGTTCTCTAGGTAAAGGAACAGTATTTGCATTTGATATTCACATCAGCCTTGCTGATGCTACTGAAATTCAGACAAAACAGCTACAACCTAAAGTAATTGGTTTAGCGCCTGACCAACCTGAATATCGCATCTTGGTCGTTGAAGATCGTCTGGAAAATCGCATTCTGCTAGTCAAACTTCTCACATCGATTGGCTTTGATGTCCGCGAAGCGGAAAATGGTCAAGATGCCATTACTTTATGGGAGAGTTGGGAACCACACCTAATCTGGATGGATATGCGGATGCCTGTAATGGACGGGTATGAAGCCATCAAACGGATTAAAGGTCATGTGAAGGGCCATGCAACGGTGATTATTGCCTTAACCGCTAGCGCTTTTGAAGAACAGCGAAACCTGATTTTGTCAGCAGGTTGCAATGACTTCATCCGCAAGCCTTTCCGCGATGTCGTAATTTTTGAAAAAATGGCTCAACATTTAGGGGTGCGTTACATCTATGAATCATTAGAAACGTTTCACCAGCAGAACCCAGAAGGCGCAGCAGATTCATGCTTTATTCTTCATGCTTCATCTTTCCAAGAGATGCCTACCGAGTGGGTCGAAGCTTTATATCAGGCAGCAATTGAGGCAGATGCGGAGTTAATTTTAAGCCTTACCGAGCAAATATCTGCTACAAATACTCCTTTGTCAAGCGCTCTTTCCAATTTGGTTGATAACTTTCAGTTTGAACAAATTACTAATTTAATTGAAGAATTTAATAAATAA
- a CDS encoding ATP-binding response regulator, whose protein sequence is MSKGTIICVDDERVVLISLRDQLTHHFGSDYDIELAESGEEALEIFRELLEEEREILLIISDQIMPGMKGDELLIKIHAQYPKTLKILLTGQASVTAVGNAVNFANLYRYIAKPWDETDLCLTVTEAIRSYVKDQELEEKNKFLQKINFELEQLNASLEEKIASRTLKLQQAKEAAEVANQSKSTFLANMSHELRSPLNVILGYSHLMTRSPTLPGEHKENISIISRSGEHLLTLINDVLDMSKIEAGRTILNEHNFDFYSLLDDLEDMFRLKAEEKGLQLLCNRSPDVPQYVRTDEVKLRQVLINLLNNAVKFTQQGTVSLRVSVVTQLSSWVETTFKPSNLQTPTDNGQLTIAFEISDTGIGIPPDELDIIFEAFVQAKTGQEESQEGTGLGLAISCQFVQLMGGQITVSSEVGRGSVFHFALKISAIASTDIAPQQPIRQVIALEPNQPRYRILIVDEKADNRQLLLLLLSPLGFDLKEACNGLEAIAIWENWQPHLIWMDMRMPVMDGIEATKLIRTKEKEMIRGAEAQMGGEKALSSLSPIPNPQSIVPNPTTIIALSASVLKGEQAVLLAAGCDDFLGKPFCEADIFELINKHLGVLYIYDENPKSTSFELDYLNNRLTPADLAALPDTWVAQLHHAAALANPNLAISIIEQISADHTTLAKGLAKLVNDFQFDKIMDLTNYQHDFNCYSNPI, encoded by the coding sequence ATGAGTAAAGGCACGATTATCTGCGTGGATGATGAAAGAGTTGTGCTGATTAGTCTCAGAGATCAGTTAACGCATCACTTCGGAAGTGATTATGATATTGAATTAGCTGAAAGTGGTGAAGAAGCCTTAGAAATTTTTAGGGAATTACTAGAAGAAGAGAGAGAAATTCTTCTAATTATATCCGACCAAATTATGCCAGGTATGAAAGGAGATGAACTTTTAATCAAAATTCATGCCCAATATCCAAAAACCTTGAAAATTCTTTTAACAGGGCAGGCGAGTGTAACGGCTGTGGGTAATGCGGTTAATTTCGCTAATCTTTATCGTTATATTGCGAAGCCTTGGGACGAAACCGACCTGTGTTTAACAGTTACGGAAGCGATTCGGAGTTATGTTAAAGATCAAGAATTAGAAGAGAAAAATAAATTTTTACAAAAGATAAATTTTGAATTAGAACAATTAAACGCCTCTTTAGAGGAGAAAATCGCGTCGCGGACTTTGAAACTTCAACAAGCTAAAGAAGCTGCTGAAGTCGCTAACCAATCTAAAAGCACCTTTCTCGCAAATATGAGCCACGAATTGCGATCGCCTCTCAACGTGATTCTTGGCTATTCCCATTTAATGACCCGCAGCCCAACTCTACCTGGGGAACACAAGGAAAATATCAGCATTATTAGCCGTAGCGGGGAACACCTGCTAACTCTGATTAACGACGTGCTGGATATGTCTAAAATCGAGGCAGGGCGCACCATTCTTAATGAACATAATTTTGACTTTTATAGTCTGCTTGATGACTTGGAAGATATGTTCCGTTTGAAGGCTGAGGAGAAGGGGTTGCAGTTGCTTTGTAACCGTTCTCCTGACGTTCCTCAATATGTGCGAACTGATGAAGTCAAGTTGCGTCAAGTGTTGATTAATTTGCTCAACAATGCGGTGAAGTTTACTCAACAGGGAACCGTGTCGTTACGAGTGTCAGTTGTCACTCAATTGTCAAGTTGGGTTGAAACTACATTCAAACCTTCAAACCTTCAAACACCAACGGACAACGGACAACTGACGATTGCTTTTGAAATTTCAGATACGGGTATTGGCATTCCCCCAGATGAGTTAGACATCATCTTTGAGGCCTTTGTGCAAGCTAAAACAGGTCAAGAAGAATCACAAGAGGGGACGGGCTTAGGCTTGGCAATCAGTTGCCAATTTGTGCAACTGATGGGCGGACAGATTACTGTCAGTAGTGAGGTAGGACGAGGCAGCGTTTTCCACTTTGCCCTTAAAATTAGCGCGATCGCATCTACTGACATCGCACCCCAACAACCGATTCGGCAAGTTATTGCCCTGGAACCAAATCAACCCCGCTATCGTATCCTGATTGTCGATGAGAAAGCGGACAATCGCCAACTGCTTCTCCTGCTGCTTTCTCCCCTTGGCTTTGACCTGAAGGAAGCCTGTAACGGTCTGGAAGCGATCGCTATCTGGGAAAATTGGCAACCTCACTTAATCTGGATGGATATGCGGATGCCCGTTATGGATGGCATTGAAGCTACCAAACTGATCAGAACTAAGGAAAAAGAGATGATCAGAGGCGCAGAGGCGCAGATGGGAGGAGAAAAAGCGTTGTCCTCCTTGTCTCCAATCCCCAACCCCCAATCAATAGTCCCCAATCCCACCACCATCATCGCCTTAAGTGCCTCAGTTTTGAAAGGAGAACAAGCTGTACTTCTAGCGGCCGGTTGCGATGACTTTTTAGGCAAACCGTTCTGTGAGGCAGATATCTTTGAATTAATTAACAAACATCTTGGGGTGTTATATATCTACGACGAAAACCCAAAATCTACTTCCTTCGAGTTGGATTACCTAAATAATCGACTAACCCCAGCCGACTTAGCGGCTTTACCCGACACTTGGGTAGCCCAGTTACACCATGCGGCTGCCTTGGCAAACCCTAACTTAGCTATTAGTATTATTGAACAAATTTCAGCCGACCATACAACCTTGGCTAAGGGTTTGGCAAAATTGGTCAATGATTTTCAGTTCGACAAAATTATGGACTTAACGAACTATCAGCATGATTTTAACTGTTATAGCAATCCTATTTAA
- a CDS encoding response regulator, whose product MPKKAILCVDDEKLILRSLRDQIINHFGNRYSYEFAESADEALEVIDELNEEGVKILIVVSDWLMPNMKGDELLIKVHQQFPNIVTVLLTGQADETAIERTRKYANLYRYLSKPWDKATLIEVLESGLEGTDE is encoded by the coding sequence ATGCCTAAAAAAGCGATTTTATGTGTAGATGACGAAAAACTTATCTTAAGAAGCTTGCGCGATCAAATAATAAATCATTTTGGTAATCGCTATAGTTATGAATTTGCCGAAAGTGCAGATGAAGCTTTAGAAGTAATCGATGAGTTAAATGAAGAAGGTGTAAAAATTCTCATTGTTGTCTCCGATTGGTTAATGCCCAATATGAAAGGGGATGAGTTGCTGATTAAAGTCCATCAGCAATTCCCGAACATTGTCACCGTACTGTTGACGGGACAAGCTGATGAAACAGCAATTGAACGAACTCGAAAATACGCGAACCTGTATCGCTACTTAAGCAAACCTTGGGATAAAGCAACATTAATCGAAGTCCTTGAATCAGGATTGGAGGGAACTGATGAGTAA